The genomic stretch AATCCCCCTTTTTCAAAGGGGGAAGCAAGGCAATTCACTTTAAAATCAAATGGATGTGTATCTTGCTCCCCTCCTTTGCAAAAGGAGGGGCTGGGGGAGGATTTTCTTCGGCGCTTTGCGACAGAGTAACCCCGACAGTCTGTAGTCACTTGCTATCGTCAGCACACTCGGCGACAATCGCGCCCAATCATAACTGTTAGGGTATCTTGCGATGACTGTTTCTGTTGCCATTATTTCTGATACGCATGGGCATCTCGACCCGCGCATCATCGAGATCATCCGTGAGTGCGATTACGCGATCCACGCCGGGGATATTTGCGGTGAAAATGTACTAGCCGCGATGCAGCCTAAAAGTGCGATGGTGATTGCCGTAGCAGGTAACAATGAACCACGTTGCATGGTCGATTTCCCCCTGCCAGCCATCAGTGAGCTGGAATTGCCGGGCGGTAAAATCTGTATCGAACACGGGCATGAGCACGGGCATCACAGCCCTTGCCACGATTCCCTGCGCGAAAAACACCCGGATGCCCGCGTGATTGTCTACGGTCATACCCATAAAATGGTGCAGGATAAAAGTGCGTTGCCGTGGGTCATTAACCCCGGTGCAGCAGGGCAGACCCGCAACCATGGCGGGCCTTCCTGTTTGGTGCTGAGCGCGAACGATCAGACTTGGGATGTGCAAGAGTTCAAATTTGAACCCTGATCCTGTTTACTGAACGCCGAGCAACTCAACGTCAAAAATCAGTGTGGCGTTTGGTGGGATAACACCGCCAGCGCCGCGTGCGCCATAACCCATTTCAGGTGGGATAACCAGGGTGCGCTGACCGCCGATTTTCATGCCTGCTACGCCTTGATCCCAGCCCTTGATAACTTGACCGCCACCGAGTGGAAACTCGAAAGGCTGACCACGGTCACGTGAGCTGTCAAATTTTGCACCGTGCTTGTCGGCTGCTTTTTCGTCATACAACCAGCCCGTGTAATGCACAGAAACCATCTTGCCTGCGGTGGCTTCCGTGCCGTCGCCTACTTTTACATCCGTTTTAACTAAATCAACCATTTTAATGTCCGTTGCTTGTGGGGAAGGGGAAGAGGTAGCCGTCTTGTCTGAACAGGCTGCCATGAAAACGCTGGTGGAAAGAGCCATCGCCAACGTTAACAATGCGGTTGTTTTCATGTTTATCAATTCCTTGGCAAGAAAAAAGGGGCATTATGCCCCCTTTTTCCTAAACGTGCGATAAACGGTTATTTATCACTTATTTGTCGGCAATTTCACGCAGTTTCTTGGACTGGATGATATTGCCATTGAGTGCCGCATCCAGTGCGGAACGCCCAAAGGCTACGTCCATCAACTGGCTGTAGTACATGACCGGCATATCGAACTTGGTCTTGTAACGCGCGTTGATGTCATCCTGATAGATTTCCACGTTGGCTTGGCACAGTGGGCAAGGGGTCACGATCATGTTCGCGCCGCTGTCGTAAGCCGACTCGATAATGTCTTTGACCAGTGCCTGACCTTTTTCCGGCTCGGAGAACATCAGTGCACCGCTACAGCAAGCGACTTTTTTGTCGTACTTGGTGAGGGCTTCCGCGCCGAGGGTTTCGACCATTTTGTCGAGGTACATCGGGTTTTCAAACGATTCGCCGTCGATACCGAAGGGGCGGTTGGTTTGGCAGCCGACATAACCGGCGATTTTCAAACCTTCCAGCGGCTTCTTGACCTTAGAACCCAGCACGTCGTAGCCGATGTCTTCGATCAGCACTTCCACCATGTGGCGGACTTTTTTGTTGCCTTTGTATTCCAGCTTGACCGATTGCAGCGCAATATTGGTTTCAGCTTTCAGGCTAGGGTTGTGGTTCAAGCGTTCTTGCACTTCGCGGGTGTTGAGCCAGCAAGCCGCACAAGTGGCGACCACGTCCTGATCCGGGTGATGCTTTTCAGACAACGCCAGGTTACGGGCAGAAAGCGTCATGCGTGGCAATTCACCGCCGCCCGCGTAACCGATGGAAGCGCCGCAGCAGTTCCAGTCGGGAATCGGGTTAAGCTTGATGTCGAGCTCTTCGCACAGGGTTTCGACCGACTTTTCCAAGTTGGAGGAAGATGCCCCCTTCTGTGAAGAACAGCCGGGATAGTAAGAATATTCGTGTTTAGCCATTGTGTTACCTCATCCTCCTCATTTCGCGTCAGTATTTTCGCCGACCCGTGCCGCTTCTAGCTCTTCAGCCTTTTTCAGCATCGCGTGGAAACCGGAAAGATCTTTGACACCGTGACCACCGAGCATTTCCATGGGGGACATACGCTTGGCTTTCATCATGTTCAGGCCGAGCTTTTGTTTGCCCATGGAGACTTTTACACCTTCAGCAAAACCGTCTTTGAAGTACAGACCCAAACCCAGTTTCAGCTCGTTGACACGGCCTTTCTTGGTCAGGTTGTCCCAGAACATCTGCCCGAATTGTTCAGTTGGCTGATGTTTCGGCTTCATACCCATACGTTTGGAATAGTGCGCGAGGCCGTGCATGATGTGCGTAATGGGTAAGCCGCGCGGGCAACGTGCCACACAGTTGTAGCAGGACGTACACATCCACATCGAGGTGGATGACAGGACTTCCTCACGCTTGTTGGCGCGGATCATCATGAACAGCTCTTGCGGCGGGTGATCCCAGTGCGGCCCCAGCGGGCACGAACCGGAGCAGACGCCACATTGCATACACATTTTGACCCAGCTACCTTCCTCGACGTTATCCGTCACTTCCTTGAGAAAGTTGCCTTTGTATTTTTCAACCATCGCTTGATTGACAGCAGTAGTCATTCCAGCATCCTCCTTAGAACTTGAACGGGCTGAGGCCGACACGGTTAATCACTTCAACCATCTCATCCAGCAGCTTCGGTGCGCGGTCAATGTCGGTAATCGCCACTTCATGTACCGCTACCCGTTCGGATTCGAGGTTCATGGTGGACAGGGTGTCGCCGATCTTCTCCATCCTAACATGCGCCATTTCCGAGCCTTTCACAAAATGGCACTGATAGTCTGCGCCTTTTTTGCAGCCCATCATGACCACGCCGTCGTAACCACTGCCCAGCGCATCCTTGATCCAGATGGTGTTGGTGGAACCGAGGCAGCGTACCGGGATGACGCGGATGAAGGCGCTGGATTCGTTGCGCTTCATGGCAGCCATGTCGAGTGCCGGGTAAGCATCGTTTTCGCAGGCCAGTACCAGAATACGTGGCTTTTCCTGGAACTCGTCCGGTACATCGACGGCCTTGAGCTGCGCCCCGACCGTTTCAATGGAGTAGTTCTTGAAGGAAATAACCTGTACCGGGCAAGCGCCCATGCACGTACCACAACGGCGGCAGCGGGCTTCGTTGTACTTGGGGTAGCCTTTTTCGTCTTCGTCGATCGCGCCGAACGGGCATTCCACGGTGCAGCGTTTGCACTGGGTACAACCTTCCTTACGGAACGTCGGGAAGCTCAAGTCGCCAGAACGCGGGTGCGCGGCGCGACCAATCGCGGAGTTTTCAATCGCTTGAATGGCTTTCATCACCGCGCCCATCGCGTCGGTTTGTGCTTGGCCTGCGTCCATCGGGCGACGTACCGGGCCTGCGGTATAAATGCCGGTGCGGCGGGTTTCATACGGGAAGCAGATGAAATGCGAGTCAGCAAAACCATTCACCAAATGCGGCACGTCTGGCCCTTGGCGGTAGTTGAGGTTGAGGATGGATTCGACGGAAACCTTGATTTCGCCGCTTGCATCCTTGTCCTTCATGGTGTCGATGTCAGTGCCGGAATTGGGCAGCATACCCGTTGCCAAGACCACCAGATCAGCATCCATGTGCGCGTCTTCATCGAGGATCAAATCCTTGAAGTTGACTTGCAGGTCGTTGCCTTTGACATCAACCGTCGAGACTTTGCCTTTGCGGAAGGTAACGAATTTGTCTTGCGCACTGCGGTAGAAGTTTTCGCCGCCTGCACCCGGTGTGCGGATGTCATCAAACAATACGGTGGTTTCAATGTCAGGGTTAGTGTCCTTGAAATACATCGCCTGTTTGATGCTGGTGGCGCAGCAATGACCAGAACAATAGGACAAATGCCCTTCTTTCTGGCTGCGTTGCCCGGCACACTGTACGAATACCACGTTTTCGACGACTTTGCCGTCGGCACGTTTGATTGGGCCATCGCCTGCGGCCAGCGCCAGCGCTTCCAGCTCAAGCTGGGTGACCACGTTCGGGGTTTTGCCGTAGCTGAATTCAGGCAGCTTGTTGGCGTCGTATGGGGTGAAGCCGGTGGCTTGCACAATCGCGCCAAACTCGGCGTGAGTGCCCGTGCCGACAGTGGAGGCAATGTCCACTTCAAAACGCCCTGGCGCACCAGCGGTTTTAGCAATGGTGGCATTCAGGTAAACGGTGATTTTGTCATCCGCTTCTACTGCTGCAATCAGTGCGGCAACGCCCGTGTCTTGCGGGTTTTGGTAAGGGGAACGTTCGGGTTGACGCTGCTTGAGTTGCCCCATCACCCCGCCGAGATGGTCGGCTTTTTCGATGATGCTGGCGTAGTAACCGGCTTTGGAGGCTTCCAAAGCCGCCGTCATGCCCGTCATGCCGCCACCCACCACCATGATGTGGTTGTTTTTGCTTTGCTCACCACTGGCGTCGGCCTGCTGCATCGCCTTGGCTTCAGCGCAACCCATGCGGATGTAGTCGGCGGCCATTTCCTGCGTGGTTTCGTCGTGTTCGCTGCCTTCCGGGCGAATCCAGATAACACCTTCACGCAAGTTAACGCGGGCAACCGGGGTTGCACCAAAATGGAAGCTTTCGGTTTTCGCCCGGCGCGAACAGGCCATGATGACTGCTTTGGTAACTTTTTCGTCGCCTTCCGCTGCCATGTCAGCTTTGATCATGTCCACGCCTGCCTGACTGCACAGGAAGTCGTGGGTTTTGCAGAAACCAATACGGCCTTCGCGTACCGCGACGGTTTCGAGGGATTTGGTGTCAAGACGGTCGCCGATACCGCAACCCGTACACAGATAACCACCAATTTTCATCTTATGCTCCTGCTACCTGATTGACGACTTGCACGGCACGCAACGCGGCGGCTGTGGCATGTTGCACAGCGCGGTTTACATCCAGTGCATCGGAAGCAACGCCTGCGGCAAAAATGCCGCCGTTGCTGTCGTCCTGTTCGATGAAGCCTTCATCATTGACCATGATTTTGACCGGGAAACCTTTGAAGTCCACGCTGGGCTCCATGCCCGTCGCCAACACCACCAAGTCGTGCTGGTTGGCGTAACGCTTGTAGCCTTCAGTATCCACGCCGTGCAACACCGGGTTGCCGCTGGCTTTGTCTTCTTCGACCTTCGCCACTTTGGACTTGATGAAGCTGACATTCGGGTTGTCTTGCACCTTCTGGTAGAAATCGTCAAAACGGTCAATCGCCCGCATGTCGATGTAATAGATGGTGGACTTGCCGTCGTCGCCAAACTTTTCCTGCACGTAATTGGTTTGCTTGAGGGAAGCCATGCAGCAAATGCGTGAGCAATGTGCCAGATGGTTTTTATCACGCGAACCCGCGCACTGGATGAAGGCAACGTTTTTCGCTTCCTTGCCGTCAGAAGGGCGCAGCAATTTGCCGCCAGTGGGGCCGTGTGGGTCCATCAGGCGTTCAAATTCGACGTTGGTAATGACATTGGCGAAACGGTCGTAACCGTAAGGCTGAATCTTGTTGGCGTCGTAAGGTTTCCAGCCAGTCGCGAAAATCACCGCGCCTGCTTTCAGGTCGAGGGTTTCCACTTGCTGGTCAAGGTCGATCGCGCCGTATTTGCAGGCAGCCTTGGCCGCGTCGGCTTCTGCCGTGCCAATGAGGCGTTGGTCAATGATGTAATGCTGCGGGAAGGCCATCGCGTTAGGCAGGTACACGCCTTTGCGCTTGCCCATGTTGTAATTGAATTCGTCATCGAATTCCGTGGTGGCAGCCTTGGCACATTCGCCGCACGCGGTGCAGTGGTTGTTGACGTAACGCGGGGTCAGGGTCACGGAAACCGTGTAGTCGCCGGTGTCGCCGCTGATAGTAGCCACTTCGGCCTGTGTCAGCACCGTGAGGTTCTGGTTCATCTTGATGCGGCGCTGGTTGATTTCCTGTCCGCAGGTCGGGTGACACATTTTAGGGAAGTATTTGTAAAGCTGGGAAACACGTCCGCCCAAGTAGGGGCGTTTTTCCAGCAGGATGACCTGCTTACCCGTTTCGGCAGCTTCGAGTGCAGCGGTCATCCCGCTGATACCGCCACCGACGACGATAATGGTCTGGTTGGTTGCAACGACATCCGTCATTGAGGCTCCTCCGTCAAAGACAGTATTGTGGAATCCTGTGCGAAGCGCCGATACTGGCCCAATGTGTACGAATCGGGCGGGCGTCTTCCTTAGTGGCAGGCAGCATACTATATTTTATACGCCACATTCCAGCGTGTACCCTAATCGGGGTATGCGCTTTTATTGATTTGCAAATCAAAAATATTTATCAAAATATGCGAGGATGATAAATATCAATTATTCGTTATATTCTCACATTCTTATTGAGTGGCTTAGTGAAATTCAGCCAATTCTTTGATATGTGCAGTCACACTGCGCCCCAGTGGTGACAGTTCGTAGCCACCTTCCAGACAGGAAACCAGTCGCCCACCGGCAAATTCCTTGGCAATCTGGCACAGTTCTTTGGTGATCCAGATGTAATCGCGTTCGACCAAGTTGAAGTTGCCCATGTCGTCTTCGAGGTGGGAATCAAACCCGGCAGAAATCATCACCAGTTCTGGCTTGAAGTCGCGCATGGCAGGCAGCCAATGGGTTTCGATGGCTTCACGCCACGCCGCACCGCCGGTTCCGGCGGGCAGGGGCAGGTTGAAAATATTGGGTACGTCGGTATCAGCGCCGCTGTGCGGGTAGAAGGGGTGCTGGAACGATGAGCAGAACATAACTTTATCGTTACCGCTGAAAATTTCTTCAGTGCCGTCGCCGTGGTGTACGTCGAAGTCAATGATGACGACGCGCTCTATCCCGTAGACTTCCATGGCATGAGCTGCACCAACCGCCACATTGTTGAAGATGCAGAAGCCTGCTGCTTGGCTGCGCCCGGCGTGATGTCCCGGTGGGCGAATGGCACAAAACGTGTGTTTGTGACTGCCCGCCATCACCAAATCCACCGCCATGATGGCAGCCCCGGCGGCGTGCAGCGCTGCATCCAGCGAATGTGGGTTCAGCCCGGTGTCGCCGTCCAGCATCGCAAAACCTTCGGTAGGCACGCTGGCGAACACGCGATCCACGTATTCAGCATCATGCACCCGCAGCAGGTGTTCACGTTCCGCACAATGGGAGTCATAATGGCGTGAAATCCAGTCCACGCCCGACATGATCATGCGGTTGTTAATGGCATCCAGACGCTCCGCGCATTCAGGATGGTACGGTGAGCCATTATCGTGTAAATGGCAGTGAGAATGTGTAATTACGGCAACGGTCATGTTTTTTTCACGTAAATGAGCGTAAGATATGTTGCATTGCAGCAAAAGACGGGGTTCTCCCGTTTCTGCGCCCCATCATCATAGAGGTTTTGGCCATGAGCCACCATTACTTAAATCAACTCTTCACCCCAAACAGTGTCGCCGTGTTCGGTGCTAGCGAGCGGGAAAAAGCTGTGGGAACCCTAGTTTTCCAGAATTTACTAGCGGCCGGTTTTAAGGGTTCGCTTTACCCAATCAACCCCAAGCACGCCGAAGTCCAAGGTCAGGTAGCTTATCCGAATCTGGTAGCGTTAAACAAGCCAGTTGATTTGGCGGTGGTGGCAACCCCGGCTGCAACGGTTCCCGGCATTATCCGTCAGTGTGGCGAACACGGGGTCAAAGGCGTGGTGGTGTTATCGGCCGGGTTTGCCGAGGCGGGTAATCGCGGGCAACGTCTGCAAAAAGAGATTACCAATATTGCCGGGCAGTACGGTATGCATATCATCGGCCCCAATTGCTTGGGGATTATGCGCCCATCGGTGGGGCTGAACGCGACTTTTAGCCGCAATCAAGCGCAGCCGGGCAATCTGGCGCTGGTGTCGCAATCGGGGGCGATGTGTACGGCGGTGCTGGATTGGGCGGCAACGCAGGGCATTGGTTTTTCCACCGTCATCACGCTGGGCGATACGGCGGATGTGGATTTTGGTGATGCGTTGGACTTTCTGGCGCTTGACCCCAAAACCGACAGCATTTTGTTGTACGTGGAAGGTGTCCATAACGCACGCGGTTTCATGAGCGGTTTGCGCACCGCTTCGCGCATGAAGCCGGTGATTGTGTTGAAAGCCGGGCGTTACGAGGAAGGTTCCCATGCTGTCATGTCCCACACCGGGGCGATTGTGGGGCGGGATGATGCCTTTGACGCCGCGCTGGAACGTGCCGGGGTGGTGCGGGTGAATACCATTGCGCAATTGTTTTCGGCGGCGCAAGTCCTGTCGTCAGGGATTCGGGTGCAACAAGACCGTTTGCTGATCATTACCAATGGCGGTGGTCCCGGCGTGATGGCGACGGATAGGGCAGTGGAAATGGGTCTGCGCATGGCGGAAATTTCCCCGAATACCTTGGCGGAACTGAATAAGGTGTTGCCGTTTACGTGGTCACACGGTAACCCGGTGGATATTCTCGGTGATGCTGACCCGGAACGCTACATTGCCGCCCTGAAAATCTGTATGCAGGATGAGAATCTCGACGGCATTCTGGTGATGCTGACCCCGCAGGCCATGACTGACCCGGCGGGTGTGGCGGAAGCCGTGGTAAATAGTTGTAAAACCACCAAGAGCAGCAAGAACGGCAAGCATTGCAAGCCTCTCCTCACCTGCTGGATGGGCGAAGAGCAGGTGGCGGCAGGCCGCAAAATTCTGGCGGAAGCGGGCGTGCCGCATTTCCGCACGCCGGAAGCAGCGGTGGAAGCTTTTGCCTACCTGACCCAGTACCGCAGCAACCAGAAACTGCTGATGCAAGTGCCGCCTTCCGTGAGGGAGCAAACCACCGAACCGGATGTGGATGGCGCTCGCCTGATTATTGAAAGCGTGCTTTCCGAAGGGCGGCGTTCGCTGTCGACGACCGAATCCCGCGCTATCCTCTCGGCGTTCCGCATCCCTGCCATGCCGACCATTCTGGTGCGCAGCCCGTCGGAGGCACTGGTGGCAGCGGAATCGCTGGGTTATCCGGTGGTGCTGAAAATCAGTTCCCCCGACATTTCACACAAGTCCGATGTGGATGGGGTGCGTTTGAATGTTGCCAGTGCCCATGCGGTGCGTAGCGTTTATCTGGAATTGATCGAAGCCGCCCGCCGTAGTCTGCCCGAAGCGCGTCTCGACGGGGTAACGGTGGAAAGCATGTACCACAGTAAATCCTCTCGGGAACTGATGATCGGGGTGGTACGCGACCCGGTATTCGGCCCGGTCATCAGCTTTGGTATGGGCGGCACCTCGGTAGAAATTCACCGTGACCGCGCCGTGGCTTTGCCACCGCTGAACGATTACATGATCAAGAAAACGGTGTGCCGTACCCGTGTGGCACGCTTGCTGGGCAATTTCCGCAATATGCCCGCGATTAACTTCGATGCTTTGTGGAAAGTCATGCAGCGCGTGTCCGAGATGGTGTGCGAGTTGCCGGAAATCGTCGAAATGGACATCAATCCGCTGATGGCGGATGCGGATGGGGTGATTGCGGTGGATGCACGTTTCATCATCAATTACCCGCCAACTTCCGCGCGGCGTTATGACCACATGGCGATTCACCCTTACCCCAATGATCTGGTGAAACGCCAGCAATTACCTGACGGCACGGATATTATTATTCGCCCGATCCGCCCGGAAGATGCGGAAATGGAGCAGGAATTCGTGCGCAACCTGTCGAAAGAATCGCGTTACATGCGCTTTATGCAGGCATTGCGGGAACTCACGCCTGACATGCTGGTGCGTCTTACGCAAATTGATTATGACCGTGAAATGGCCTTTCTGGCGCTGACAAGGCAAGATGGCAAAGAAGTCGAAATGGGGGTGGCGCGTTACGCCATTAATCCCGACAAAAGCAGTTGCGAATTCGCGCTGGTGATTGCCGATGAGTGGCAAAATCGTGGCCTCGGTGGGGTGATGATGCAGACACTGATTGATGCGGCGCGTGCCAAAGGCTTGCGCACGATTGAGGGCGAAGTATTGCCGCATAACAATGGAATGCTTAAGCTGATGCAACGTTTAGGCTTTGCCCGTCATCAGGATGGGCTGGATGATGGTGTGGTGGTGGTGACTAAACGCTTAGGAGATACCTGTTGCTAACAGAAAATACAGCTTCCCCGGCAGTGTCGGTGGTGATGGCATTGGCGGGACACGATCCCAGCGGTGGTGCGGGTATTCAGGCGGATATTGAGGCGATTGCCAGCCAGGGTTGCCGCCCGGTCACGGTGCTTACCTGTTTGACCGTGCAGGATACCTGCAATGTACAACGCATTGAGCCGCTGGCGGATTACCTGATCGAGCAACAGGCGGAAACACTGTTGGCCGATATGCCCATAGCCGCCTTCAAGATCGGTTTGCTGGGCAGCGTGGATGTGGTGCAGGCGGTGCACCGCATTTTGTTGCAAGCGCCGGATGTGCCGGTAATCCTCGACCCGGTGCTGGCAGCAGGCGGTGGTAAAGGCTTTGCCAGTGATGAGTTGCTGGGCGCCATTCGTGAATACCTGTTGCCGCTGACGACCTTGCTGACGCCGAATGTGCCGGAAGCGGCGCAATTGGCCGTGCGTGGTGCAACGCAGGATGAACAGGCGTTTTCCTTACTGGACCAAGGCTGCGAATACGTGTTGCTGACCGGCACTCATGCGCAAACCGAGCGGGTAGAAAATGCCCTGTATGGCGATGGCAAGCGTTTGCGTACCTGGATGTGGGAACGGCTGCCGGAAACTTATCACGGCTCGGGTTGTACGCTTGCTTCTGCCTGTGCCGCGAATCTGGCCAAGGGTATGGAGGTCAGCAAGGCTGTTGCTGCCGCGCAAGCGTATACGTGGGGCAGTTTGCAAGCTGGATGCAAGTTGGGGCGCGGGCAGTGGTTGCCCGACCGTTTGTACTGGCGGCAGGCATGATGAAAGGACTCTACGTCATCACCGACGGTTCGACCGGCGACACGCTGTTGCGCAAGGTCGAACAGGCTTTGCGCGGCGGTGCTGCGCTGGTGCAATACCGTGACAAGACGGCCGACGCTATCCGGCGCGAGCGGGAAGCCGCCGCCTTGCGTTCCCTGTGTCATGAACACAATGCCTTGTTCCTCATCAACGACGACGTGGCATTGGCGAAAACCGTGCAAGCCGATGGCGTACACGTCGGGCGTGACGATTCCGCTCTGAGCGCCGCGCGGGGCTATCTCGGCAAGTCTGCCATTATCGGCGTGTCGTGCTACAACCGCCTGGAGTTGGCGCTGGAGGCTGCCGTACAGGGCGCGGATTATCTCGCCTTCGGTAGCTTTTTCCCGTCGCCGACCAAGCCGGATGCCCCCCGCGCTACGCTGGAATTGTTGCAACAAGCCCGCCAGCAACTCACATTGCCGATTTGCACGATTGGCGGGATTACGCTGGATAATGCGCCCAGCCTGTTGGCAAACGGCGCAGACATGCTGGCGGTGATTACCGATGTGTTCAATAGCCCGGATATTGTTCAGCAGGCATCCCGCTATCAGGCGCTGGTGTTGGCTCATACGGCATAAGACCCGGCTCAATACCCGGTTCTTCGGGGTAATAAGTGGGGTTGCCGTAAGCATCCAGCGGTTGGTCTAGCATCAGCGGTTCACCTTTGAGGAGGTCGATGGCTTCTTGCAGGACTGCCTGCCTATCAGGCTGTCGGGTTTGTTTTAGCTGGTTTTCAAAGCGCTGGCGTAGCACGGTATTCTGTTGCAGCCTTTTTAGCAGGGTATCGCCGCCCATGGATGCGCCCAATAACATCGCAAGCTGCTCTTCTGGCACGTTGCTATCCACAAGCCGCTGGTAAAACGTATCCGCCGCTTGCGCTGGGTCGGGGTGTTTCAGTAATTCAATCACATAGGCTTGATTGCCATATTCATAAAGGCTGTAGCGGTCTTGTGTGTTGGGGGTTGTCAGGCTGTTTTCCAGATAGCGCAGCAGCAATGGCTGGTGTTGTAACGCGATGGACTGGCTGAAGGTGTCGACGGCATTGGGGACAGTGCTTATGAAGATGGCGCTGCTCAATTGTGCATGTAAGCTCTGGCGTTGCTC from Thiothrix litoralis encodes the following:
- a CDS encoding metallophosphoesterase family protein, with product MTVSVAIISDTHGHLDPRIIEIIRECDYAIHAGDICGENVLAAMQPKSAMVIAVAGNNEPRCMVDFPLPAISELELPGGKICIEHGHEHGHHSPCHDSLREKHPDARVIVYGHTHKMVQDKSALPWVINPGAAGQTRNHGGPSCLVLSANDQTWDVQEFKFEP
- a CDS encoding FKBP-type peptidyl-prolyl cis-trans isomerase produces the protein MKTTALLTLAMALSTSVFMAACSDKTATSSPSPQATDIKMVDLVKTDVKVGDGTEATAGKMVSVHYTGWLYDEKAADKHGAKFDSSRDRGQPFEFPLGGGQVIKGWDQGVAGMKIGGQRTLVIPPEMGYGARGAGGVIPPNATLIFDVELLGVQ
- a CDS encoding CoB--CoM heterodisulfide reductase iron-sulfur subunit B family protein — protein: MAKHEYSYYPGCSSQKGASSSNLEKSVETLCEELDIKLNPIPDWNCCGASIGYAGGGELPRMTLSARNLALSEKHHPDQDVVATCAACWLNTREVQERLNHNPSLKAETNIALQSVKLEYKGNKKVRHMVEVLIEDIGYDVLGSKVKKPLEGLKIAGYVGCQTNRPFGIDGESFENPMYLDKMVETLGAEALTKYDKKVACCSGALMFSEPEKGQALVKDIIESAYDSGANMIVTPCPLCQANVEIYQDDINARYKTKFDMPVMYYSQLMDVAFGRSALDAALNGNIIQSKKLREIADK
- a CDS encoding 4Fe-4S dicluster domain-containing protein, encoding MTTAVNQAMVEKYKGNFLKEVTDNVEEGSWVKMCMQCGVCSGSCPLGPHWDHPPQELFMMIRANKREEVLSSTSMWMCTSCYNCVARCPRGLPITHIMHGLAHYSKRMGMKPKHQPTEQFGQMFWDNLTKKGRVNELKLGLGLYFKDGFAEGVKVSMGKQKLGLNMMKAKRMSPMEMLGGHGVKDLSGFHAMLKKAEELEAARVGENTDAK
- a CDS encoding hydrogenase iron-sulfur subunit, whose product is MKIGGYLCTGCGIGDRLDTKSLETVAVREGRIGFCKTHDFLCSQAGVDMIKADMAAEGDEKVTKAVIMACSRRAKTESFHFGATPVARVNLREGVIWIRPEGSEHDETTQEMAADYIRMGCAEAKAMQQADASGEQSKNNHIMVVGGGMTGMTAALEASKAGYYASIIEKADHLGGVMGQLKQRQPERSPYQNPQDTGVAALIAAVEADDKITVYLNATIAKTAGAPGRFEVDIASTVGTGTHAEFGAIVQATGFTPYDANKLPEFSYGKTPNVVTQLELEALALAAGDGPIKRADGKVVENVVFVQCAGQRSQKEGHLSYCSGHCCATSIKQAMYFKDTNPDIETTVLFDDIRTPGAGGENFYRSAQDKFVTFRKGKVSTVDVKGNDLQVNFKDLILDEDAHMDADLVVLATGMLPNSGTDIDTMKDKDASGEIKVSVESILNLNYRQGPDVPHLVNGFADSHFICFPYETRRTGIYTAGPVRRPMDAGQAQTDAMGAVMKAIQAIENSAIGRAAHPRSGDLSFPTFRKEGCTQCKRCTVECPFGAIDEDEKGYPKYNEARCRRCGTCMGACPVQVISFKNYSIETVGAQLKAVDVPDEFQEKPRILVLACENDAYPALDMAAMKRNESSAFIRVIPVRCLGSTNTIWIKDALGSGYDGVVMMGCKKGADYQCHFVKGSEMAHVRMEKIGDTLSTMNLESERVAVHEVAITDIDRAPKLLDEMVEVINRVGLSPFKF
- a CDS encoding CoB--CoM heterodisulfide reductase iron-sulfur subunit A family protein encodes the protein MTDVVATNQTIIVVGGGISGMTAALEAAETGKQVILLEKRPYLGGRVSQLYKYFPKMCHPTCGQEINQRRIKMNQNLTVLTQAEVATISGDTGDYTVSVTLTPRYVNNHCTACGECAKAATTEFDDEFNYNMGKRKGVYLPNAMAFPQHYIIDQRLIGTAEADAAKAACKYGAIDLDQQVETLDLKAGAVIFATGWKPYDANKIQPYGYDRFANVITNVEFERLMDPHGPTGGKLLRPSDGKEAKNVAFIQCAGSRDKNHLAHCSRICCMASLKQTNYVQEKFGDDGKSTIYYIDMRAIDRFDDFYQKVQDNPNVSFIKSKVAKVEEDKASGNPVLHGVDTEGYKRYANQHDLVVLATGMEPSVDFKGFPVKIMVNDEGFIEQDDSNGGIFAAGVASDALDVNRAVQHATAAALRAVQVVNQVAGA
- a CDS encoding histone deacetylase family protein — translated: MTVAVITHSHCHLHDNGSPYHPECAERLDAINNRMIMSGVDWISRHYDSHCAEREHLLRVHDAEYVDRVFASVPTEGFAMLDGDTGLNPHSLDAALHAAGAAIMAVDLVMAGSHKHTFCAIRPPGHHAGRSQAAGFCIFNNVAVGAAHAMEVYGIERVVIIDFDVHHGDGTEEIFSGNDKVMFCSSFQHPFYPHSGADTDVPNIFNLPLPAGTGGAAWREAIETHWLPAMRDFKPELVMISAGFDSHLEDDMGNFNLVERDYIWITKELCQIAKEFAGGRLVSCLEGGYELSPLGRSVTAHIKELAEFH
- a CDS encoding bifunctional acetate--CoA ligase family protein/GNAT family N-acetyltransferase gives rise to the protein MSHHYLNQLFTPNSVAVFGASEREKAVGTLVFQNLLAAGFKGSLYPINPKHAEVQGQVAYPNLVALNKPVDLAVVATPAATVPGIIRQCGEHGVKGVVVLSAGFAEAGNRGQRLQKEITNIAGQYGMHIIGPNCLGIMRPSVGLNATFSRNQAQPGNLALVSQSGAMCTAVLDWAATQGIGFSTVITLGDTADVDFGDALDFLALDPKTDSILLYVEGVHNARGFMSGLRTASRMKPVIVLKAGRYEEGSHAVMSHTGAIVGRDDAFDAALERAGVVRVNTIAQLFSAAQVLSSGIRVQQDRLLIITNGGGPGVMATDRAVEMGLRMAEISPNTLAELNKVLPFTWSHGNPVDILGDADPERYIAALKICMQDENLDGILVMLTPQAMTDPAGVAEAVVNSCKTTKSSKNGKHCKPLLTCWMGEEQVAAGRKILAEAGVPHFRTPEAAVEAFAYLTQYRSNQKLLMQVPPSVREQTTEPDVDGARLIIESVLSEGRRSLSTTESRAILSAFRIPAMPTILVRSPSEALVAAESLGYPVVLKISSPDISHKSDVDGVRLNVASAHAVRSVYLELIEAARRSLPEARLDGVTVESMYHSKSSRELMIGVVRDPVFGPVISFGMGGTSVEIHRDRAVALPPLNDYMIKKTVCRTRVARLLGNFRNMPAINFDALWKVMQRVSEMVCELPEIVEMDINPLMADADGVIAVDARFIINYPPTSARRYDHMAIHPYPNDLVKRQQLPDGTDIIIRPIRPEDAEMEQEFVRNLSKESRYMRFMQALRELTPDMLVRLTQIDYDREMAFLALTRQDGKEVEMGVARYAINPDKSSCEFALVIADEWQNRGLGGVMMQTLIDAARAKGLRTIEGEVLPHNNGMLKLMQRLGFARHQDGLDDGVVVVTKRLGDTCC